A part of Paenibacillus sp. sptzw28 genomic DNA contains:
- a CDS encoding NAD(P)-binding domain-containing protein — protein sequence MYRLLDVIVIGGGQSGLASGYHLKKSGLTFLILEASGTAAGSWPEYYDSLKLFSPAKYSSLPGMSFPLPGDRYPTRDEVIHYLKDYASHYKLPIAYHSRAEQVIKVAGNFQIMTETGQTYLARNIICVTGSPT from the coding sequence ATGTATAGACTGCTGGATGTCATCGTTATCGGAGGAGGTCAATCAGGATTGGCCTCGGGATACCATCTCAAAAAGAGCGGCCTTACGTTTTTAATTCTTGAGGCAAGCGGAACGGCTGCAGGGTCGTGGCCGGAATACTACGATAGTCTGAAATTATTCTCGCCGGCGAAGTATTCATCTCTACCTGGCATGTCTTTTCCTTTACCTGGAGACCGGTATCCGACCCGTGATGAAGTTATTCATTACTTAAAGGATTACGCCTCGCATTATAAGCTGCCGATCGCGTACCACAGCCGCGCCGAACAGGTTATTAAAGTAGCCGGGAACTTTCAGATTATGACTGAAACAGGGCAAACGTACCTGGCAAGAAATATCATCTGCGTTACCGGTTCACCAACCTGA
- a CDS encoding radical SAM protein: MTTKNRPYIFYELTNSICSKCLRKVEAKVIIEDNQVFLLKYCGQHGREKVLIASDAAYYKKCREFLKPAEMPQHWNTPIRYGCPYDCGLCPDHEQHSCLTLLEVTDRCNLQCPICYAESSPHKDSWRSLEQIEKMLDAIVRNEGEPDIVQISGGEPTIHPQFFEILDLAKSKPIKHIMLNTNGLRIAQDRNFAERLAEYRPGFEIYLQFDSFQEEALRELRGVDLRDVRRRALEHLNEFNISTTLVVTLKKGLNDHEIGDIIQFGLKQPAVRGVTFQPIQAAGRLEDYDPAKDRLTLSEVRQAIIDQSGIFRPEDIIPVPCHPDCLAMGYALKLGGDVLPLTGLMDPQILLEGGRNTIVFEQDQSLKSKIFELFSTAHSPDSSALSLKNLLCCLPMVAVPGNISYDNVFRVIIMQFLDPYNFDVRSVKKSCVHIVHPDGRIIPFDTYNMFYRGDQEKKLAELRSEFDMRPGGKINEWNE; this comes from the coding sequence ATGACAACGAAAAACAGACCCTACATTTTCTACGAGCTGACGAACAGCATCTGTTCGAAATGTTTGCGCAAGGTCGAAGCTAAAGTCATCATTGAGGACAATCAAGTGTTTCTGCTCAAATATTGCGGACAGCACGGACGGGAAAAGGTACTGATTGCAAGCGACGCCGCCTATTATAAGAAATGCCGCGAATTCCTTAAGCCCGCGGAAATGCCGCAGCACTGGAACACACCGATCCGCTACGGCTGTCCATATGATTGCGGACTATGCCCCGATCATGAGCAGCATAGCTGTCTGACGCTGCTCGAGGTCACTGACCGCTGTAATCTGCAATGTCCGATTTGCTATGCAGAGTCTTCCCCGCACAAGGACTCGTGGCGCTCACTGGAGCAGATCGAGAAAATGCTCGATGCCATCGTCCGCAATGAAGGCGAACCTGACATTGTGCAAATTAGCGGGGGCGAGCCTACTATTCATCCGCAGTTTTTCGAAATATTGGACCTCGCCAAAAGCAAGCCAATCAAGCATATTATGTTGAACACCAATGGCCTCCGTATTGCTCAGGACCGGAACTTTGCCGAGCGGTTAGCCGAATATAGGCCCGGATTTGAAATTTACTTGCAGTTCGACAGCTTCCAGGAGGAGGCACTGCGAGAGCTTCGCGGCGTTGATTTGCGCGATGTTCGCCGCCGGGCTTTAGAGCATTTGAACGAATTCAATATTTCGACCACGCTGGTCGTTACGCTCAAAAAAGGATTGAACGATCATGAGATCGGCGACATTATTCAGTTCGGCCTGAAGCAGCCCGCCGTACGCGGTGTAACCTTCCAACCTATCCAAGCGGCAGGACGTTTGGAAGATTACGATCCGGCGAAGGACCGCTTGACCCTTAGTGAGGTGCGGCAAGCAATAATTGACCAATCCGGCATTTTTCGCCCAGAGGATATTATTCCGGTGCCATGCCACCCTGATTGTTTGGCCATGGGCTACGCCTTGAAGCTGGGCGGGGATGTGCTGCCGCTTACCGGATTAATGGACCCTCAAATATTACTGGAGGGCGGCCGCAATACGATCGTGTTCGAGCAGGATCAATCACTTAAGTCAAAAATATTCGAGCTGTTCTCGACTGCTCATTCCCCTGATTCTTCCGCGCTTTCGCTGAAAAACCTGCTATGCTGCTTGCCGATGGTCGCCGTGCCGGGCAACATTAGCTATGATAATGTATTCCGTGTCATCATTATGCAGTTTTTAGATCCATACAATTTTGATGTACGCTCCGTCAAAAAATCCTGCGTTCACATCGTACATCCGGATGGACGAATCATTCCTTTTGACACGTACAATATGTTCTATCGCGGTGATCAGGAGAAGAAGCTGGCTGAACTGAGAAGTGAATTTGACATGCGCCCGGGAGGTAAAATCAATGAGTGGAATGAATGA